The Chryseobacterium aureum genome contains a region encoding:
- a CDS encoding alpha-L-fucosidase, translating into MPVISKIKPFFLSSFLISSMAFSQAHNVSDGYQQPTDPLVIRNLEQWQDMKFGLFMHWGTYSQWGIVESWSLCPEDESWTQRKPEYGKSYYEYVKNYENLQTTFNPTQFNPQKWADAVKKAGMKYVVFTTKHHDGFAMFDTRQSDYKITSPKTPFSKNPKSDVAKEIFNTFRKEGFKIGAYFSKPDWHSDDYWWSYFPPKDRNVNYDPKKYPEKWNNFKKFNFNQLNEITSNYGKIDILWLDGGWVRPFHTIDPKVEWQRTIKVEQDIDMDKIGTMARKNQPGIIIVDRTVSGKWENYVTPEQAVPEHALTIPWESCITMGDSFSYVPNDHYKTSQKIIETLVKIISRGGNYLMNIAPGPTGDYDPVVYERLQQISGWMDKNQTAVFATRTIPPYHEGNYYYTQSKDHHTVNVFHLDEQSEYKAPTVLSFPIPENFKPKSLKVLGLSGQIQWKKSGNSIEINLPEERVQLKYSTVIQIMQ; encoded by the coding sequence ATGCCGGTGATATCCAAAATAAAACCCTTTTTCCTTTCCTCCTTTCTGATAAGTTCAATGGCCTTTTCGCAGGCTCATAATGTGTCTGACGGCTATCAGCAACCCACAGATCCCTTGGTAATCCGGAATCTGGAGCAGTGGCAGGATATGAAATTCGGACTGTTTATGCATTGGGGAACCTACAGCCAGTGGGGAATTGTTGAAAGCTGGAGCCTATGCCCCGAAGATGAATCATGGACGCAGAGAAAACCTGAATACGGGAAATCTTACTACGAATATGTGAAAAACTATGAAAATCTTCAGACCACTTTCAATCCAACCCAATTCAATCCGCAAAAATGGGCTGATGCCGTTAAAAAAGCCGGAATGAAATATGTGGTTTTTACCACCAAGCATCACGATGGTTTTGCCATGTTTGATACCCGGCAGTCAGATTATAAAATCACATCTCCCAAAACACCCTTTTCAAAAAATCCCAAATCTGATGTGGCAAAAGAAATTTTTAACACCTTCAGAAAAGAAGGATTTAAGATAGGAGCCTATTTTTCAAAACCCGACTGGCATTCTGATGATTATTGGTGGTCTTACTTTCCGCCAAAAGACAGAAATGTGAATTACGATCCGAAGAAATATCCCGAAAAATGGAATAACTTTAAAAAATTCAACTTCAATCAGCTGAACGAAATCACTTCCAATTACGGGAAAATTGATATTCTTTGGTTAGATGGGGGCTGGGTGCGTCCTTTTCACACCATAGATCCTAAAGTGGAATGGCAGCGTACCATTAAAGTAGAACAGGATATTGATATGGATAAAATAGGGACTATGGCCAGAAAAAATCAGCCTGGGATCATCATTGTAGACCGTACGGTTTCCGGCAAATGGGAAAACTATGTTACTCCTGAGCAGGCCGTTCCGGAGCATGCACTTACTATTCCTTGGGAAAGCTGCATCACCATGGGAGATTCATTTTCTTACGTTCCGAATGACCATTATAAAACCTCCCAGAAGATCATTGAAACCTTAGTTAAAATCATTTCAAGGGGCGGAAATTATCTCATGAATATCGCTCCGGGACCCACGGGAGATTATGATCCGGTCGTTTATGAAAGACTACAGCAGATTTCCGGGTGGATGGATAAAAACCAAACTGCCGTTTTTGCAACCCGAACGATACCCCCTTACCACGAAGGAAATTATTATTATACCCAAAGCAAGGACCATCATACGGTGAATGTTTTTCATCTTGACGAACAGTCAGAATATAAAGCTCCGACAGTACTTTCTTTCCCCATTCCGGAAAACTTTAAGCCAAAATCATTGAAAGTTTTAGGATTATCAGGCCAAATCCAATGGAAAAAATCAGGGAATTCAATTGAAATTAATTTACCTGAGGAAAGAGTTCAGTTAAAATATTCAACGGTGATTCAAATAATGCAATAG